From Clostridiaceae bacterium, a single genomic window includes:
- a CDS encoding LacI family transcriptional regulator, whose product MTTLKDIAYKAGVNISTVSKALRDSTDINKDTKLRIKKIAKEMNYHIKSDKNRCMEGLGLIGVVCPEIRSNYYSQIVSAIEEETKRNGYSLIVGCTDFGVENERYFLKSFNRSNCAGIIFITESEDVEEILKEYRTENNQPLVLIAQNTETKEFDCIKIDDEYGVRLALQHLISSGHKNIGYIGDMLSSTRLNTFLKIMKENNIAINQNWIMESNERFEKCGYNLMKKIIVAGEMPTAVMGAYDDIAIGAIKALHDNGFVVPKDISVVGIDNIRSASYISPELTTVAAPIDEMCRIAVKLLLKKIKDNNYKIVQNVKLSPFLVQRNTVKKIN is encoded by the coding sequence ATGACAACGCTAAAGGATATTGCTTACAAGGCTGGAGTTAATATCTCAACTGTTTCGAAAGCTTTGAGAGACAGTACAGATATAAATAAAGATACCAAACTTAGAATCAAAAAAATAGCAAAAGAGATGAATTATCACATAAAATCTGATAAAAATAGATGTATGGAAGGCCTTGGCCTTATAGGCGTTGTTTGCCCGGAAATAAGAAGTAATTACTATTCGCAGATTGTGAGTGCTATTGAAGAGGAAACAAAGAGAAATGGGTATTCTCTAATAGTTGGATGTACGGATTTTGGTGTGGAAAATGAGAGATACTTCCTTAAAAGTTTCAATAGATCAAATTGTGCCGGAATTATTTTTATTACTGAAAGTGAAGATGTAGAAGAAATATTGAAAGAATACAGGACAGAAAATAACCAGCCTCTTGTTCTCATAGCCCAAAATACAGAAACAAAGGAATTTGACTGTATAAAGATAGATGATGAATATGGGGTCAGGCTTGCATTGCAGCATCTTATCTCTTCAGGCCACAAAAATATCGGTTATATTGGAGATATGTTATCAAGCACCAGATTGAACACTTTTCTTAAAATTATGAAAGAGAACAATATTGCTATAAATCAAAATTGGATAATGGAAAGTAATGAAAGGTTTGAAAAATGTGGTTATAATTTAATGAAAAAAATTATAGTTGCCGGTGAGATGCCTACAGCAGTAATGGGAGCCTATGATGATATTGCCATTGGGGCTATAAAAGCGTTGCACGATAATGGTTTTGTTGTTCCTAAGGATATATCTGTTGTGGGAATAGACAATATCAGGTCTGCTTCGTATATTTCTCCGGAATTGACCACTGTGGCAGCGCCAATAGATGAAATGTGCAGAATAGCAGTAAAATTATTATTAAAAAAGATCAAAGATAATAATTATAAGATAGTTCAGAATGTTAAATTATCTCCTTTTCTTGTCCAAAGAAATACAGTAAAAAAAATAAATTAA